In the Pseudomonas sp. ADAK2 genome, one interval contains:
- a CDS encoding helix-turn-helix transcriptional regulator — MKKNTSGPRFKALLKAANITTTGFAEFLNTAPQNVHNWYTRGVPAHCMEEVARKLSVNSHWLKAAEGPKDLCLLDDSGNTYDAQAIRGVYTVIEPTDVELSFYKEMPVALGSSKTHVIEDNSHPIRLPRSYLDALKINHKDAICAHMIGNSMAEKIEDGSTLAIDRGLTQIIDGEIYAIEHDGMLRIKYLHRMPGNGLRLRSHNSAEYPDEVFRAAQIEEQNIRVLGWVFWCSTLNKRRPPVPFL; from the coding sequence ATGAAAAAGAACACTAGCGGTCCACGGTTTAAAGCGCTCCTCAAGGCGGCGAACATCACGACAACAGGATTCGCCGAATTCCTGAACACGGCGCCGCAAAACGTCCACAACTGGTACACCCGCGGTGTGCCCGCCCACTGCATGGAAGAGGTCGCCCGAAAGCTGTCCGTCAACAGCCACTGGCTGAAAGCCGCCGAAGGCCCCAAAGACCTGTGCCTGCTCGACGACTCCGGCAACACCTACGACGCCCAAGCCATCCGCGGCGTCTATACCGTCATCGAGCCCACCGACGTCGAACTGTCCTTCTACAAAGAAATGCCCGTCGCCCTCGGCTCCAGTAAAACCCACGTCATCGAAGACAACAGCCACCCCATCCGCCTGCCCCGCAGCTATCTCGACGCCCTGAAAATCAACCATAAAGACGCCATCTGCGCCCACATGATCGGCAATAGCATGGCCGAGAAGATAGAAGACGGCTCAACCCTGGCCATTGATCGCGGGCTGACACAGATTATTGACGGGGAGATTTACGCGATCGAGCACGACGGGATGCTGCGGATCAAATACCTGCACCGGATGCCGGGGAACGGGTTGCGATTGCGCAGCCACAACAGCGCGGAGTATCCGGATGAGGTTTTCAGGGCGGCGCAGATTGAAGAGCAGAACATTCGGGTGTTGGGGTGGGTGTTCTGGTGTTCCACGCTGAACAAGCGACGACCGCCGGTGCCGTTCCTGTGA
- the ppa gene encoding inorganic diphosphatase, producing the protein MSYSKIPAGKDLPNDIYVAIEIPANHAPIKYEIDKDSDCLFVDRFMATPMFYPANYGFIPNTLADDGDPLDVLVVTPYPVAPGSVIRARPIGILHMTDDGGGDAKVIAVPHDKLSQLYVDVKECSDLPQLLIQQIEHFFANYKDLEKGKWVKIEGWGDSEAARTEIMKSVAAYKG; encoded by the coding sequence ATGAGCTACAGCAAGATTCCGGCTGGCAAAGACCTGCCGAACGACATCTACGTCGCGATCGAGATTCCGGCCAACCACGCGCCGATCAAGTACGAAATCGACAAAGACAGCGATTGCCTGTTCGTTGACCGTTTCATGGCCACCCCGATGTTCTACCCGGCCAACTACGGTTTCATCCCGAACACTCTGGCTGACGACGGTGATCCCCTCGACGTGCTGGTCGTGACCCCTTACCCGGTTGCCCCAGGCTCCGTGATCCGCGCCCGTCCAATCGGCATCCTGCACATGACCGACGACGGCGGCGGCGATGCCAAAGTCATCGCAGTCCCACACGACAAGCTGTCCCAGCTGTACGTCGACGTGAAAGAGTGCAGCGACCTGCCACAACTGCTGATTCAGCAGATCGAGCACTTCTTCGCGAACTACAAAGACCTCGAAAAAGGCAAATGGGTGAAGATCGAAGGTTGGGGCGACTCAGAAGCCGCTCGCACCGAGATCATGAAGTCGGTTGCTGCTTACAAAGGCTAA
- a CDS encoding zinc-dependent peptidase has product MWSLSAWRRRRILARHPIADEMWQRVRHHLSFLDGISAAEDQWLREASVLFLDEKHLTALPGVELHQEQRLLLAAQAQLPLLNLGDLNWYQGFHEIVLYPDDFLSPQRHRDASGVEHEWDGEHSGEAWQQGPIILAWPGVMASGGWEGYNLVIHELAHKLDMLNGDANGLPPLHPDMRVSDWSTVMQQAYDDLNRQLDRNPDAETAIDPYAAENPAEFFAVTSEYFFSAPDLLHEAYPQVYEQLQRFYRQDPLARLQQLLAENPVYQAHD; this is encoded by the coding sequence GTGTGGTCCCTGAGCGCCTGGCGTCGCCGGCGCATCCTGGCCAGGCATCCGATTGCCGACGAGATGTGGCAACGGGTGCGCCATCACTTGAGCTTCCTCGACGGTATCAGCGCTGCTGAAGACCAGTGGTTGCGTGAAGCCAGTGTGCTGTTTCTCGATGAAAAACACCTGACGGCCCTGCCCGGCGTCGAACTCCACCAGGAACAGCGCTTGTTGCTCGCCGCCCAGGCGCAATTGCCGCTGCTGAATCTCGGTGACTTGAACTGGTATCAGGGCTTCCACGAAATCGTCCTCTACCCCGACGACTTCCTCAGCCCCCAGCGCCATCGCGATGCCAGCGGCGTCGAGCATGAGTGGGACGGCGAACACAGCGGCGAAGCCTGGCAGCAAGGCCCGATCATTCTCGCCTGGCCCGGCGTCATGGCCAGCGGCGGCTGGGAAGGCTACAACCTGGTGATCCACGAACTCGCGCACAAACTCGACATGCTCAATGGCGATGCCAACGGCCTGCCGCCGCTGCACCCCGACATGCGTGTCAGCGACTGGTCAACGGTCATGCAACAGGCCTACGATGACCTCAATCGCCAACTGGACCGCAACCCGGACGCCGAAACCGCCATCGACCCCTACGCCGCCGAGAACCCGGCGGAGTTCTTCGCCGTCACCAGCGAATACTTCTTCAGCGCCCCGGATTTGCTGCACGAGGCTTATCCACAGGTCTACGAGCAGTTGCAGCGGTTTTACCGCCAGGACCCGCTGGCCCGGTTGCAGCAACTTCTGGCCGAGAACCCGGTCTATCAGGCACACGACTAA
- a CDS encoding DedA family protein, which translates to MDFNPIDLILHLDVYLDLLVNNYGPWIYAILFLVIFCETGLVVMPFLPGDSLLFIAGAVAAGGGMDPVLLGGLLMLAAILGDSTNYVIGRTAGERLFSNPNSKIFRRDYLQQTHDFYDKHGGKTVTMARFLPIIRTFAPFVAGIARMPYPRFFFFSVLGTILWVGGLVTLGYFFGNVPFIKKNLSLLVVGIILLSLIPMIIGLVRSRFGGSSSKAETR; encoded by the coding sequence ATGGATTTCAACCCGATCGACCTTATCCTGCACCTCGATGTGTATCTCGATTTGCTGGTGAACAATTACGGTCCATGGATCTATGCCATTCTGTTTCTGGTGATCTTCTGCGAAACCGGCCTGGTAGTGATGCCATTCCTCCCGGGTGACTCCCTGCTCTTTATCGCCGGCGCCGTGGCGGCCGGTGGCGGCATGGACCCGGTATTGCTGGGTGGCCTGCTGATGCTGGCGGCGATCCTCGGCGACAGCACCAACTACGTGATCGGACGCACGGCGGGCGAGCGTCTGTTCAGTAACCCGAATTCGAAAATTTTCCGCCGCGACTATCTGCAACAAACCCACGACTTCTACGACAAGCACGGCGGCAAAACCGTGACGATGGCGCGCTTCCTGCCGATCATCCGCACCTTTGCACCGTTCGTCGCAGGCATCGCCCGGATGCCGTACCCGCGTTTCTTCTTCTTTAGTGTGCTCGGCACGATCCTATGGGTCGGCGGCCTGGTGACCCTCGGTTATTTCTTCGGCAACGTCCCGTTCATCAAGAAAAACCTGTCGCTTCTGGTAGTGGGCATCATCCTGCTGTCGCTGATTCCAATGATCATCGGCCTCGTGCGCAGCCGCTTCGGTGGTTCGAGCTCCAAAGCCGAAACCCGCTAA
- a CDS encoding GNAT family N-acetyltransferase has product MRIIQATLEHLDLLTPLFVKYREFYGSLPYPDSSRAFLEKRLRRKESVIYLALADDDSNKLMGFCQLYPSFSSLSLKRVWILNDIYVAEDARRQLVADNLIRTAKKMAKETNAVRMRVSTSSNNEVAQKTYESIGFKEDTEFKNYVLPISDEL; this is encoded by the coding sequence ATGCGGATTATTCAAGCGACCCTCGAACACCTGGACCTGCTGACCCCGTTATTCGTCAAATACCGCGAGTTTTACGGCTCCCTGCCTTACCCGGATTCGTCCCGGGCGTTCCTCGAAAAACGCCTGCGTCGCAAGGAGTCGGTGATCTACCTGGCCCTGGCCGATGACGACAGCAACAAACTGATGGGTTTCTGTCAGCTGTACCCGAGCTTTTCGTCGCTGTCGCTTAAACGCGTGTGGATCCTCAACGACATCTACGTCGCCGAAGATGCCCGCCGACAATTGGTGGCCGACAACCTGATTCGCACCGCGAAGAAAATGGCCAAGGAAACCAACGCCGTGCGTATGCGCGTTTCCACCAGCAGCAACAACGAAGTGGCGCAGAAGACTTACGAGTCGATCGGCTTCAAGGAAGACACCGAATTCAAGAACTACGTGTTGCCGATTAGCGACGAATTATAA
- the eutC gene encoding ethanolamine ammonia-lyase subunit EutC — translation MDKPPVDPQNPWLELRRLTPARIALGRTGTSLPTKAQLDFQFAHAQARDAVHLPFDHAGLSAQLAERGRESVLLHSAATDRNSYLQRPDLGRKLSDDSAQTLRDYASAHPSGVDLVIVVADGLSALAVHRHTVPFLTRMEEQAAADGWSVAPVMLVEQGRVAVADEIGELLGAKMVVILIGERPGLSSPDSLGLYFTYNPKIGLTDAYRNCISNVRLEGLSYGMAAHRLLYLMREACRRQLSGVNLKDEAQVQTLESDAGADMKGNFLLSPPDA, via the coding sequence ATGGATAAACCACCCGTTGATCCGCAGAACCCGTGGCTGGAACTGCGCCGCCTGACCCCGGCGCGCATTGCCCTGGGCCGCACCGGCACCAGCCTGCCGACCAAGGCGCAACTGGATTTCCAGTTCGCCCACGCCCAGGCCCGGGACGCGGTGCATTTGCCGTTCGATCATGCCGGGCTTAGCGCGCAACTGGCCGAGCGCGGGCGCGAGAGTGTGCTGCTGCACAGCGCTGCCACGGACCGCAACAGCTATTTGCAGCGCCCGGACCTGGGGCGCAAGTTGAGTGATGACTCGGCGCAGACCCTGCGTGACTACGCCTCTGCCCATCCGAGCGGCGTGGATCTGGTCATCGTGGTGGCCGATGGTTTGTCGGCATTGGCCGTTCATCGCCACACCGTGCCGTTTCTGACGCGCATGGAAGAACAGGCGGCGGCGGATGGCTGGTCCGTGGCGCCGGTGATGCTGGTTGAACAAGGTCGAGTGGCGGTGGCCGACGAAATCGGCGAGTTGCTGGGCGCGAAAATGGTGGTGATCTTGATTGGTGAACGCCCGGGACTCAGCTCTCCTGATAGCCTGGGTTTATATTTCACCTACAATCCAAAGATTGGCCTTACCGATGCTTATCGCAACTGCATCTCCAATGTCCGACTCGAAGGCCTCAGTTACGGCATGGCGGCGCACCGCTTGCTGTATCTGATGCGCGAGGCCTGTCGACGGCAGTTGTCGGGAGTCAATTTGAAGGACGAAGCTCAGGTTCAGACATTGGAGTCGGACGCTGGGGCGGATATGAAAGGAAATTTCCTACTCAGTCCGCCGGATGCCTGA